The following are from one region of the Streptomyces decoyicus genome:
- a CDS encoding cytochrome ubiquinol oxidase subunit I, with the protein MELALAPETLARWQFGITTVYHFLFVPLTISLAALVAGLETAWVRTGKQKYLKATKFWGKLFLINIAMGVVTGIVQEFQFGMNWSAYSRFVGDVFGAPLAFEALIAFFFESTFIGLWIFGWDKLPKKIHCFCMWMVSIGTILSAYFILAANSWMQHPVGYKYNAANGRAELTDFWKVLTQDTTLVVVFHTLTAAFLTGAAFMVGIAAFHLMRKKHIKVMRTSLRLGLITLVISGILTAVSGDSLGKVMFKQQPMKMAAAEALWDKEEPAPFSVFAYGDVDKGHNSVAIEIPGLLSFLAHNDFTSPVPGINDVNKSEQQKFGPGDYRPNIPVAYWGFRWMIGFGMSSFAIGLAGLWLTRKKFWLAPGLRTGDEEPPLLALTKNKVLGARLSKWYWSLAFVTLGFPLIASSWGWIFTEMGRQPWVVYGVLRTSDAVSPGVSQGEVLTSMIVFTALYAVLAVVEVKLLVKYIKAGPQELTDSDLNPPTKIGGDSAYADRPMAFSY; encoded by the coding sequence ATGGAACTGGCGTTGGCGCCAGAGACTCTGGCGCGATGGCAATTCGGCATCACCACCGTCTACCACTTCCTGTTCGTCCCCCTGACGATCTCCCTCGCCGCTCTGGTGGCCGGACTCGAGACCGCATGGGTACGCACGGGGAAGCAGAAGTACCTCAAGGCCACCAAGTTCTGGGGCAAGCTGTTTCTGATCAACATCGCGATGGGTGTCGTCACCGGCATCGTCCAGGAGTTCCAGTTCGGTATGAACTGGTCCGCCTACTCGCGGTTCGTCGGTGACGTCTTCGGTGCCCCGCTGGCCTTCGAGGCGCTCATCGCGTTCTTCTTCGAGTCCACCTTCATCGGCCTGTGGATCTTCGGCTGGGACAAGCTGCCGAAGAAGATCCACTGCTTCTGCATGTGGATGGTCTCGATCGGCACGATCCTGTCGGCGTACTTCATCCTCGCGGCGAACTCCTGGATGCAGCACCCGGTCGGCTACAAGTACAACGCCGCGAACGGCCGTGCCGAGCTGACCGACTTCTGGAAGGTGCTGACCCAGGACACCACCCTGGTGGTCGTCTTCCACACGCTGACCGCGGCCTTCCTGACCGGTGCCGCGTTCATGGTCGGTATCGCCGCCTTCCATCTGATGCGCAAGAAGCACATCAAGGTCATGCGGACGTCGCTGCGGCTCGGGCTGATCACGCTGGTCATCTCGGGCATCCTCACCGCGGTCAGCGGTGACTCGCTCGGCAAGGTCATGTTCAAGCAGCAGCCGATGAAGATGGCCGCCGCCGAGGCGCTGTGGGACAAGGAGGAGCCGGCACCGTTCTCGGTCTTCGCCTACGGGGATGTCGACAAGGGCCACAACTCGGTCGCCATCGAGATACCCGGCCTGCTCTCCTTCCTCGCGCACAACGACTTCACCTCGCCGGTCCCCGGCATCAACGACGTCAACAAGTCCGAGCAGCAGAAGTTCGGGCCCGGCGACTACCGCCCCAACATCCCGGTCGCCTACTGGGGCTTCCGCTGGATGATCGGCTTCGGTATGTCGTCCTTCGCCATCGGGCTCGCCGGGCTCTGGCTCACCCGTAAGAAGTTCTGGCTGGCGCCGGGGCTGCGTACGGGGGACGAGGAACCACCGCTTCTCGCGCTCACCAAGAACAAGGTGCTCGGTGCCCGTCTGAGCAAGTGGTACTGGTCGCTCGCCTTCGTCACCCTCGGCTTCCCGCTCATCGCGAGCTCGTGGGGCTGGATCTTCACCGAGATGGGCCGCCAGCCCTGGGTCGTCTACGGAGTGCTGCGCACCTCGGACGCGGTGTCCCCGGGCGTCTCGCAGGGCGAGGTGCTCACCTCGATGATCGTCTTCACCGCGCTCTACGCGGTCCTCGCCGTGGTCGAGGTCAAGCTGCTGGTGAAGTACATCAAGGCCGGCCCGCAGGAGCTCACCGACTCCGACCTCAACCCGCCCACCAAGATCGGCGGCGACAGCGCGTACGCCGACCGGCCGATGGCCTTCTCGTACTAG